From the genome of Polyangiaceae bacterium, one region includes:
- a CDS encoding zinc ribbon domain-containing protein → MFCPNCGTQNTEQATTCTKCGFNLKGAAAPKFKGTMLMSQQPPTAPASPLAPLPAPPPPPMAGAPPAPPMAAAPPPPMAGFEGQGLAGTVVGVPPAGLGPTAAPSPLAAPPPPPGYPPVGGAAPPPFEPSPGLGSTVAFDHVPGMPLPGPGAPPGASPGLPSPGAFPPPGGPPPGGGFGAAPPGGPAGQYGAPPPAGGPGGAPGGYGAPPPAGQYGAPPPGGQFGGAPPGGQFGGAPPGGPGGQYGAPPQGGQYGAPPQGGMMQPYGGGGMGAPMGGPMGGGMMMGGQGGGMQGPRGQTRNPTTALLGTLFCCGMYHLFGGYGMLNELKEYTKDESLQPWHLFIPILNLLMILKLPDIVTRAKQTAGSRNPQSAGLVLYLFLFPFALAKDLNQVWDPSSEG, encoded by the coding sequence GTGTTCTGTCCGAACTGTGGGACGCAAAATACCGAGCAGGCGACGACTTGCACGAAGTGTGGCTTCAACTTGAAAGGAGCCGCCGCGCCGAAGTTCAAGGGGACGATGCTGATGAGCCAGCAGCCGCCGACGGCGCCGGCATCGCCGCTGGCCCCGTTGCCTGCGCCGCCGCCGCCGCCCATGGCGGGCGCGCCACCGGCGCCACCGATGGCGGCCGCGCCGCCACCGCCCATGGCAGGTTTCGAGGGCCAAGGTCTTGCCGGAACCGTCGTCGGCGTGCCTCCCGCTGGACTTGGGCCAACCGCGGCACCGAGCCCCTTGGCTGCTCCACCGCCGCCTCCGGGATACCCGCCCGTGGGTGGCGCAGCTCCGCCGCCGTTTGAACCATCGCCCGGCCTCGGAAGCACCGTCGCGTTCGACCACGTGCCCGGCATGCCACTTCCCGGCCCCGGTGCACCGCCAGGCGCATCGCCAGGTTTGCCCTCGCCAGGCGCATTTCCTCCGCCAGGTGGTCCGCCGCCCGGTGGTGGGTTTGGCGCGGCACCTCCTGGAGGTCCTGCTGGCCAATACGGCGCTCCGCCCCCGGCAGGCGGTCCCGGTGGTGCTCCTGGCGGCTACGGTGCCCCGCCTCCGGCTGGGCAATACGGTGCACCTCCCCCAGGCGGCCAGTTCGGTGGTGCGCCTCCTGGTGGGCAATTCGGTGGCGCGCCTCCTGGTGGCCCGGGCGGACAATACGGCGCGCCTCCTCAAGGCGGGCAATACGGCGCTCCCCCGCAAGGCGGCATGATGCAGCCCTACGGCGGCGGCGGCATGGGTGCTCCGATGGGTGGACCCATGGGCGGCGGCATGATGATGGGCGGCCAAGGCGGCGGCATGCAGGGTCCTAGGGGACAAACCCGCAACCCGACCACCGCGCTGCTCGGTACGCTCTTTTGCTGCGGCATGTACCACCTCTTCGGCGGTTACGGCATGCTCAACGAGCTCAAGGAGTACACCAAGGACGAGTCGCTCCAGCCGTGGCACCTGTTCATACCGATTCTGAACCTGCTCATGATCCTGAAGCTCCCCGACATCGTTACGCGGGCGAAGCAAACGGCAGGCTCGCGCAATCCGCAATCGGCGGGCCTGGTGCTCTACCTGTTCCTCTTCCCGTTCGCGCTGGCCAAGGACCTCAATCAGGTCTGGGATCCCAGCTCGGAAGGGTGA
- a CDS encoding DUF2752 domain-containing protein has product MISPPTTSPALRANSTPLRRAGGVALVACAFVLAFVLRIPLCPFAIVTRHPCPGCGLTRAGVALLQGHLHDAMRLHPLVIPIVPIVGLVVLQGTYNYVRHGRWYTFAFVQSRTITIGTIILGVALIAVWIARFFGAFGGPVAV; this is encoded by the coding sequence GTGATCTCTCCTCCCACGACCTCGCCTGCTCTTCGGGCAAACTCGACCCCGTTGCGCCGCGCCGGAGGCGTTGCCCTCGTCGCGTGCGCGTTTGTCCTCGCCTTCGTTTTACGCATCCCCCTCTGCCCATTCGCCATCGTCACTCGACACCCCTGCCCCGGATGCGGTCTCACGCGCGCCGGCGTCGCGCTCCTCCAAGGACACCTCCATGACGCCATGCGCCTGCATCCTCTCGTCATCCCCATCGTCCCGATCGTCGGACTCGTCGTCCTCCAAGGCACCTACAACTACGTCCGCCACGGCCGCTGGTACACGTTCGCATTCGTTCAAAGTCGTACGATCACGATTGGCACGATCATTCTCGGCGTAGCGCTCATCGCCGTATGGATCGCGCGGTTCTTCGGCGCCTTCGGTGGCCCCGTCGCCGTCTAG
- a CDS encoding hemerythrin domain-containing protein gives MDALDLLEQQHREVTELLDRLAVEASGEENDATIEAVLRAVEAHVRIEEAYVYVACASKLRGDGRAEVAGEQRAGILSALRLLGETSPSDPQFRDHVATLSERFAQHADAEEDAVFPKLKRTLTDEALDVLGEALERAHHRFLFEDKPFFEMEPVSSTRPSARSLRARARRSSAIVRSGVRAKIRPTSL, from the coding sequence ATGGATGCACTCGATCTCTTGGAGCAACAGCATCGCGAAGTGACCGAGCTTCTCGATCGTTTGGCAGTGGAAGCGTCTGGCGAAGAGAACGACGCGACGATCGAAGCGGTGCTTCGCGCCGTCGAAGCGCATGTGCGCATTGAAGAGGCGTACGTCTATGTTGCGTGTGCGAGCAAGTTGCGCGGTGATGGTCGTGCGGAGGTGGCGGGTGAGCAGCGCGCGGGCATTCTCTCTGCGCTGCGCCTGCTCGGTGAGACGAGTCCGTCGGATCCGCAATTCCGCGATCACGTCGCGACCCTCTCGGAGCGTTTTGCACAGCATGCCGATGCGGAAGAAGACGCTGTGTTTCCGAAGCTGAAACGCACGCTCACCGATGAAGCTCTCGACGTCCTTGGCGAAGCGCTCGAACGTGCGCATCATCGATTTCTATTTGAGGACAAACCGTTTTTCGAGATGGAGCCAGTGAGCTCGACGCGGCCGAGCGCGCGTTCACTTCGCGCGCGTGCGCGACGTTCCAGCGCCATCGTTCGCAGTGGCGTGCGTGCGAAAATTCGTCCGACTTCGCTTTGA
- a CDS encoding serine/threonine protein kinase yields the protein MKFRTQSSGEACSEYQGIAVPDASGLVFEGVVGVGGMGIVYRVRDAHSGKRFALKTIRPHCAADAGTVGRFWREITFAARVAHPNVAPVLGHGRLSDGRPYALMELYQGRTLGAMVRQDGPLPMARAIDIVDQVLAGLDAVHAAGIVHRDLTPENVFVEPNPDGSDRVVLLDFGFAHEPGVDTGDGVTVDSRGALVGTMGFMSPEQMTRGRAITTRSDLFVAAVLLYFALSGKLPFRGEAPVDMTVALLRRSPIPLRVERRNVPRALDLLIERALAKHPDARFANAAEMRAALAGAGRRKARMSVSGEMAAR from the coding sequence ATGAAGTTCCGCACGCAATCATCAGGAGAGGCCTGTAGCGAGTATCAGGGGATCGCCGTACCTGATGCTTCGGGCCTGGTTTTCGAGGGCGTTGTGGGGGTGGGTGGTATGGGCATCGTGTACCGGGTGCGCGATGCTCACTCGGGCAAACGTTTTGCGCTCAAAACGATTCGGCCGCACTGTGCCGCGGATGCGGGGACGGTGGGGCGGTTCTGGCGTGAGATCACGTTTGCGGCACGTGTAGCGCATCCGAACGTGGCACCGGTGCTTGGGCACGGGCGTCTTTCGGATGGGCGTCCGTATGCGCTCATGGAGCTGTACCAAGGGCGCACGCTAGGCGCGATGGTTCGTCAAGACGGACCGCTTCCGATGGCTCGAGCGATCGACATCGTCGATCAAGTGCTCGCGGGGCTGGATGCGGTTCATGCGGCGGGCATCGTGCATCGTGACCTGACGCCGGAGAATGTGTTCGTCGAACCAAACCCGGATGGAAGCGATCGCGTGGTGCTGCTCGATTTCGGGTTTGCTCACGAACCGGGTGTGGACACGGGTGATGGCGTGACGGTGGACAGTCGCGGAGCGCTCGTGGGGACGATGGGGTTCATGTCGCCCGAGCAGATGACGCGTGGTCGAGCGATCACGACGCGTAGTGATTTGTTCGTCGCGGCGGTGCTGCTTTACTTTGCGCTGTCGGGCAAGCTCCCATTCCGAGGTGAGGCGCCGGTGGATATGACGGTGGCGCTCTTGAGGCGTTCGCCGATTCCGCTTCGTGTGGAGCGCCGGAACGTACCTCGGGCGCTCGACTTGCTCATCGAGCGGGCGTTGGCCAAGCATCCCGATGCGCGTTTTGCCAATGCGGCCGAGATGCGAGCTGCGCTTGCGGGGGCAGGTCGAAGGAAGGCTCGCATGTCCGTGTCGGGCGAGATGGCCGCGCGCTGA
- the tssI gene encoding type VI secretion system tip protein VgrG gives MSDHDFSLACEAIAGAGNPWQHLRVVHFRGREAISEPFRYDITLLAKGSAGEMDPRDLVGKRASLRIATLSVPTWKIVHGIVEEAEDLYDVPEGTLVRIVLAPPWARAMHRQRCRVFLNKTLRRIITNVLEGDPLVERSDDDVEPDDGAPTYTPARERFTWRVHDTSRIDNVRARPFVVQYNESDFAFVSRLLEEEGIGYHFEHGSDTCLLVLTDHDGGRARLVPDAPLGAAVPGRKMDAVRLGARLRPTKVILDDHDWRKPDLDMTTDAGDAAGELAEYHYPGSYFDAPLQGKPVALARVDRYGIEAKYGVASGSVRLLSAGSVFKLLHDVHDGEYLVTSVDVRGEQQGVVSQPSGGQFVPWTAHFELARRGAGSAVEDSRFRPARLTSKPRIKGVQTAVVTADPGSAGAEINVGGPDGINIGCVRVRFRWDGDAARLASEPSSCWVRVSQVFAGAGQGAVFHPRVGDEVLVDFDDGDPDRPVVVGRVYNGANLPARSGAPESSMKSLSTPGGGTYNEIMFGDTAGSELLHYFAGKDQKTDVANMRRESIVANATMIVGANNTEITGGSRTESVGANDTLTIGANQDIMIGGNSAMRMGGNHEHTAGANEVNTVGVSQSILIGGNVSETVGGTVTETYGASRKTNIGGAMAESFGGMLSVSVGGNVDEKCASHSLDVSASRFIAIAGNETNTIGGSNSTVVGSFSLEASGGAQNLTVSGNIIRNGPFHLTASAYEEDIKAVKANAKLTNMSISVITLRAIGMTRDVMGICNYKFGAKPNKWGFKDEFDGGTIIVAPVGILASGAHHAGGGPDIN, from the coding sequence ATGTCGGATCACGACTTCTCGCTGGCGTGCGAAGCGATCGCTGGAGCCGGCAACCCATGGCAGCACCTGCGCGTCGTGCACTTCCGCGGACGCGAAGCCATTTCGGAGCCGTTCCGCTACGACATCACGCTGCTCGCCAAAGGTTCGGCTGGTGAAATGGATCCCCGAGATCTCGTCGGCAAGCGAGCGTCGCTACGTATCGCGACGTTGTCCGTCCCGACATGGAAGATCGTGCACGGCATCGTCGAAGAAGCCGAAGACCTGTACGACGTACCCGAAGGCACGCTCGTTCGCATCGTCCTCGCGCCGCCTTGGGCGCGTGCGATGCATCGGCAAAGGTGCCGGGTTTTTCTTAATAAAACCCTGCGACGCATCATCACCAACGTCCTCGAAGGCGATCCGCTCGTCGAGCGCAGCGACGACGACGTCGAGCCCGACGATGGAGCGCCAACCTATACGCCAGCACGTGAACGTTTCACCTGGCGCGTTCACGACACCTCACGCATCGACAACGTCCGCGCGCGTCCGTTTGTCGTGCAGTACAACGAGAGCGACTTCGCGTTCGTCTCGCGACTGCTCGAGGAAGAAGGCATCGGGTACCACTTCGAACACGGCAGCGACACGTGCCTGCTCGTGCTCACCGATCACGATGGCGGCCGCGCGCGGCTCGTGCCCGACGCACCTCTTGGCGCAGCAGTCCCTGGCCGAAAAATGGACGCCGTGCGTCTGGGCGCACGACTGCGCCCAACGAAGGTCATCCTCGATGATCACGACTGGAGAAAACCGGACCTCGACATGACCACGGACGCAGGCGACGCCGCAGGCGAGCTTGCCGAGTACCACTACCCTGGGAGCTACTTCGACGCGCCTCTGCAAGGCAAACCGGTCGCTCTTGCACGCGTCGATCGTTACGGAATCGAAGCAAAGTACGGCGTCGCTTCAGGCTCGGTTCGACTGCTCTCCGCAGGCTCCGTGTTCAAGCTCCTGCACGACGTGCACGATGGCGAGTACCTCGTCACGTCCGTCGACGTGCGCGGCGAGCAGCAAGGCGTGGTCTCGCAGCCCTCCGGAGGCCAATTCGTTCCATGGACAGCGCACTTCGAGCTTGCGCGACGTGGCGCAGGATCCGCCGTCGAAGACTCGCGCTTCCGTCCCGCTCGCCTCACGTCGAAGCCACGCATCAAAGGTGTGCAAACGGCGGTCGTCACCGCGGATCCGGGTTCTGCCGGCGCCGAGATCAATGTCGGCGGTCCCGATGGAATCAACATTGGATGCGTGCGCGTGCGGTTCCGCTGGGATGGCGACGCAGCGCGCCTCGCGAGCGAGCCATCGAGCTGTTGGGTGCGCGTGAGCCAAGTGTTCGCCGGTGCTGGCCAAGGCGCGGTGTTTCATCCGCGCGTGGGCGACGAAGTGCTCGTCGACTTCGACGATGGCGATCCCGACAGGCCCGTCGTCGTCGGGCGTGTGTACAACGGAGCGAACTTGCCCGCCCGATCCGGGGCGCCGGAAAGCTCGATGAAGTCGCTGTCGACACCGGGAGGCGGGACGTACAACGAAATCATGTTCGGTGACACAGCCGGTAGCGAGCTGCTTCATTACTTCGCCGGCAAGGATCAAAAGACCGACGTCGCGAACATGCGCAGGGAATCGATCGTCGCGAATGCAACGATGATCGTGGGCGCGAACAACACCGAGATCACTGGAGGATCCCGCACGGAGAGCGTCGGAGCCAATGACACGCTCACGATTGGCGCAAACCAGGACATCATGATTGGTGGCAATTCCGCGATGCGCATGGGTGGCAATCACGAGCACACCGCGGGGGCCAACGAGGTCAACACCGTGGGCGTGTCGCAGTCGATCCTCATAGGCGGCAATGTGAGCGAAACCGTCGGTGGGACCGTCACGGAAACCTATGGAGCGTCTCGTAAAACGAATATTGGAGGCGCCATGGCTGAAAGCTTTGGCGGAATGCTCTCGGTGTCCGTCGGTGGAAATGTCGACGAAAAATGTGCATCGCATTCGCTCGACGTGAGCGCATCGCGTTTCATAGCCATTGCGGGGAACGAAACGAACACCATCGGCGGTAGCAATTCAACGGTCGTGGGATCTTTCTCGCTCGAGGCCAGTGGCGGAGCGCAAAACCTCACGGTGAGCGGCAACATCATTCGAAATGGCCCATTCCACCTCACGGCATCGGCTTATGAAGAGGACATCAAGGCCGTCAAAGCCAACGCCAAACTCACGAACATGTCGATCAGCGTCATTACACTGAGGGCCATTGGCATGACCCGCGACGTGATGGGAATTTGCAATTACAAGTTCGGCGCAAAACCGAACAAGTGGGGTTTCAAGGACGAATTCGATGGTGGCACCATCATCGTCGCGCCGGTGGGCATCTTGGCCTCGGGCGCGCACCACGCAGGTGGCGGGCCGGACATCAATTGA
- the tssI gene encoding type VI secretion system tip protein VgrG, whose amino-acid sequence MSSYDFTFACEGIGGIAQAWDPLRVVRFRGTEALSTPYRYDVTLLDVAAMIPVGELIGKRASLRIATSSVPAYKTVHGIVTEAEEISTLPEGRTLRVIIEPPWTRAKHKRHCRIFLQKSLRHIVESVLQSDKLLKKANSEELGPDLGGIDFTPALETFAWRIVDTQRLDDARVSPFVVQYNESDFAFVSRLLEAEGISYHFEHGADTVLLVFSDSDSGKPRLTPAVVGTGINGREIRGFFTGARLKPAAVTLGDYNWKQPDVNMSASAGSKGADSFEQVYPGGYPDHANQGAPLAHVLLGRHKTEARFARGNGWLRVLGAGSIFELEHKTARFEGEYLVTSLDVQAEQAGVLQSNPAGSIEPFAASFVCARRGSGKAVEDSGFRPAHSTPRPQIVGSQTAIVTAEPSASGAEINVGGPAGTDIGCVRLRFHWDTDSARLAKEPSSCWVRVNEPFAGSGMGGVWHPRVGTEVIVEFEDGNPDRPVVVGRVYNGIHRPYHGGAPNISTLKSNASPGGAVHNEITFDDTAGGELIYTNAGKDMETDVGNDRVETVAANAFMKVGGNDTETIGANCSVTIGVNEMVTVGGNDTATIAGNVSTAIGANSMTMIGGNEAHVVGANQSIIIGANHTEVVGGNLSEKIGGTLTTTVAAAESQSIGADRSTTIAGAHTQSFGATHVKIVDGNRSLECADLTTDIGGSSIRLVGGSITTTVGGEHTMNTGAGAIFLAPKYSALDSNRSDVDTTKIKITGLTLTIGGIQLGASGSMSVTAAVNANLGGLSLEFYGAKLHVYGLLTGCNGGDVQNNGIKTRAGFNIYL is encoded by the coding sequence ATGAGCAGCTACGATTTTACTTTTGCATGCGAAGGGATAGGCGGAATCGCCCAAGCATGGGATCCCCTTCGTGTCGTGCGGTTTCGCGGCACCGAAGCGCTTTCGACTCCCTATCGATACGACGTCACGCTGCTCGATGTGGCCGCCATGATTCCCGTCGGCGAGCTCATTGGCAAACGAGCGTCCCTGCGCATTGCAACGTCGTCGGTGCCCGCCTACAAGACCGTGCACGGCATCGTCACGGAAGCCGAGGAAATCAGCACATTGCCCGAGGGACGCACCTTGCGCGTGATCATCGAGCCTCCGTGGACGCGAGCGAAACACAAAAGGCATTGTCGCATTTTTTTGCAAAAATCGCTACGCCACATCGTCGAGTCGGTCTTGCAATCCGATAAACTATTAAAGAAAGCCAATTCAGAGGAGCTCGGCCCCGACCTCGGCGGAATCGATTTCACCCCCGCACTCGAAACATTTGCGTGGCGCATCGTCGATACCCAGCGCCTCGACGACGCCCGCGTATCCCCATTCGTCGTGCAATACAACGAGAGCGACTTTGCTTTCGTCTCGCGGCTGCTCGAAGCGGAAGGCATCAGTTATCACTTCGAACATGGCGCCGATACGGTATTGCTCGTCTTCAGCGATTCAGATAGCGGCAAACCTCGCTTGACGCCGGCCGTCGTCGGTACCGGCATCAATGGCCGGGAGATTCGCGGCTTCTTCACAGGCGCAAGGCTGAAACCCGCAGCCGTGACGCTTGGCGATTACAATTGGAAGCAACCCGATGTGAACATGTCGGCATCGGCGGGCTCGAAAGGCGCGGATTCATTCGAACAAGTTTACCCGGGCGGCTATCCGGACCACGCGAACCAAGGTGCGCCGCTCGCTCACGTGCTGCTCGGCAGGCACAAAACGGAAGCGCGATTTGCTCGTGGTAATGGCTGGCTGCGCGTACTCGGCGCGGGCAGCATCTTCGAGCTCGAGCACAAGACTGCGCGATTCGAAGGTGAATACCTCGTCACGTCGCTCGACGTGCAAGCTGAACAAGCAGGCGTGCTCCAAAGTAACCCTGCTGGCTCCATCGAACCATTTGCGGCGAGCTTCGTATGCGCCCGTCGCGGCAGCGGAAAAGCCGTGGAGGACAGCGGATTTCGACCGGCGCATTCGACACCGCGTCCCCAAATCGTTGGATCTCAAACGGCCATCGTCACGGCTGAACCATCCGCATCGGGAGCCGAAATCAACGTCGGTGGGCCTGCGGGCACGGACATTGGTTGCGTGCGGCTCAGGTTTCACTGGGATACGGATTCGGCGCGACTTGCGAAAGAGCCTTCGAGCTGTTGGGTGCGCGTCAATGAACCATTTGCGGGCAGCGGAATGGGTGGCGTTTGGCATCCACGCGTGGGCACCGAGGTCATCGTCGAATTCGAGGACGGCAATCCCGATAGGCCCGTCGTCGTCGGACGCGTCTACAATGGCATTCATCGTCCCTACCACGGCGGAGCGCCCAACATCAGCACGCTGAAATCGAATGCGAGCCCCGGTGGAGCCGTACACAATGAAATCACCTTCGACGATACCGCCGGCGGCGAGCTCATTTATACGAACGCCGGCAAGGACATGGAAACCGACGTCGGCAACGATCGCGTCGAGACCGTAGCAGCAAATGCATTCATGAAGGTCGGCGGCAACGACACGGAGACGATTGGCGCCAATTGCAGCGTGACCATTGGTGTCAATGAAATGGTCACCGTCGGTGGAAATGACACGGCAACGATCGCAGGCAACGTGTCGACCGCCATCGGCGCGAACAGCATGACGATGATTGGCGGCAACGAAGCGCACGTCGTGGGCGCGAATCAATCGATCATCATTGGTGCGAATCACACCGAGGTCGTCGGTGGCAATTTGTCCGAGAAAATCGGCGGTACGCTCACGACGACCGTCGCTGCGGCTGAAAGCCAATCCATTGGTGCGGACCGATCGACGACCATTGCGGGAGCGCACACGCAATCATTTGGCGCCACGCACGTGAAAATCGTCGATGGCAACCGAAGCCTGGAATGCGCCGATCTCACGACGGACATCGGCGGATCGTCGATCCGGCTCGTGGGTGGTTCGATCACCACGACCGTCGGGGGCGAGCACACCATGAACACCGGTGCCGGTGCCATTTTCCTGGCCCCCAAATACAGCGCGCTCGATTCCAATCGCAGCGACGTCGACACGACCAAAATCAAAATCACAGGACTCACGCTCACGATTGGCGGAATTCAACTCGGCGCTTCGGGATCCATGTCCGTCACCGCCGCCGTCAATGCCAATCTCGGGGGACTCAGCTTGGAGTTTTACGGCGCCAAACTACACGTCTACGGCCTTCTCACCGGGTGCAATGGAGGCGACGTGCAAAACAATGGCATCAAGACTCGGGCTGGATTCAACATTTATCTTTGA
- the tssI gene encoding type VI secretion system tip protein VgrG: MNGNDFQFAVEGMTSVEGPWKYLRVVRASGEEAMSRLFRYEVIALLKGDDADPQDFVGKRASLRIATLSEPAYRLVHGVVTEAEDAGLDAQGPIYRIVVEPPLVRARYRKRYRIFLDKTLRRIIETVLQADAGMALVSGSQLEPPTSGPTYQPAAERFTWRISSSARLDDPKARPYVVQYGESDLDFVSRLLEEEGISYHFEHNDDASLLVLSDKDFGRPRVPFDDTFGPGKAGRAIGQFRVGGRLRASSVQLGEYNWEKPAADMSAKANAKAGSDLSEYSYPGGYLESAELGKPLAFVKVEALHTEASFAHGQGTTRVLAPGAIFTLEHPKARYDGEYLVTGTLVRAYQHGVLSVDPPDAPAEPYHVQLQCACRGRGKDVSESLFRPPRSTPKPRIFGTQTAFVTAEPGAAGEINIGGPGSIGCVRVAFHWDTEKSRLAKEPSSKWVRVSEPFARGGQGGIWHPRIGTEVIVEFEEGDPDRPVVTGRVYNGKNRPAQTAPTHSTMWSLSTPGGGVRNEISFEDTAGSERIYTNAGKNMTADVGNNRTENVGANAFMTVGSNDTELIGANQTIQIGGNDTLDVGANQTETIGANQSRVIGGSRTMMIGGNETRKNGANHANVVGAALNEGIGGNVLENYGAARSTSIGAAFTEEDGATRTQSVGGLVFQQYGGNHTTTVGGNREIKTGGMQGELVGGSVTTDIAASETVDIGATAIHIAGGPITHQAASMDLNMLAKVHLIGVKLNMFVADMGAYGSSSAYGVLRAAVRGSTIEAAGFKIEKTGLKLDVSGVKRTTDGARLAAVGVLIHPSGMHVKT, translated from the coding sequence ATGAACGGCAATGATTTTCAATTCGCAGTGGAAGGCATGACCTCCGTCGAGGGGCCGTGGAAATACCTTCGAGTCGTCCGCGCCTCGGGCGAAGAAGCGATGAGCCGGCTGTTTCGTTATGAAGTCATTGCTTTGCTGAAGGGCGATGATGCCGACCCACAGGATTTCGTCGGCAAACGCGCGAGCTTGCGAATTGCGACGCTTTCGGAGCCGGCCTATCGGCTCGTGCACGGCGTCGTCACCGAAGCCGAAGATGCCGGTCTCGACGCCCAAGGCCCCATTTACCGAATCGTCGTCGAACCACCTCTGGTCCGCGCACGTTATCGCAAGCGTTACCGCATTTTCCTCGACAAAACGTTGCGACGGATCATCGAAACGGTGTTGCAAGCCGATGCTGGTATGGCGCTCGTTTCCGGCTCCCAGCTCGAACCGCCCACGAGCGGACCGACGTATCAACCGGCTGCGGAACGTTTTACGTGGCGCATTTCATCGAGCGCGCGCCTGGACGACCCGAAAGCCCGCCCGTACGTCGTCCAATACGGCGAAAGCGACCTCGATTTCGTTTCGCGACTTCTCGAAGAAGAGGGCATCAGCTACCATTTCGAGCACAATGACGACGCAAGTTTGCTCGTCCTGTCGGACAAGGACTTTGGCCGGCCTCGCGTGCCGTTCGATGATACGTTCGGCCCAGGCAAAGCCGGTCGAGCCATTGGGCAATTCCGCGTTGGAGGAAGGCTGCGCGCATCGAGCGTGCAATTGGGCGAATACAATTGGGAAAAACCTGCCGCCGACATGAGCGCGAAAGCGAATGCCAAGGCGGGCAGCGATTTGTCCGAGTATTCGTATCCAGGCGGGTACCTCGAGAGCGCGGAGCTCGGCAAGCCACTCGCATTCGTCAAAGTCGAAGCGCTGCACACCGAAGCATCGTTTGCCCACGGACAAGGCACGACGCGGGTATTGGCTCCGGGCGCCATTTTCACGCTCGAACACCCGAAAGCGCGTTACGACGGCGAATACCTCGTAACGGGTACGCTCGTACGGGCCTATCAACATGGCGTTCTGTCCGTGGATCCGCCGGATGCGCCGGCCGAGCCTTATCACGTGCAACTGCAATGCGCATGTCGCGGGCGCGGCAAGGACGTTTCCGAAAGCCTATTTCGCCCGCCTCGATCGACGCCGAAGCCGCGCATTTTCGGGACTCAAACCGCGTTCGTCACCGCGGAACCCGGCGCCGCCGGAGAAATCAACATTGGCGGTCCAGGCTCGATTGGTTGCGTTCGCGTCGCTTTCCATTGGGATACGGAGAAATCACGCCTCGCCAAAGAACCGTCGAGCAAGTGGGTTCGCGTGAGTGAGCCATTTGCACGCGGCGGTCAAGGCGGAATCTGGCATCCACGCATCGGCACCGAGGTCATTGTCGAATTCGAGGAAGGTGATCCGGATAGGCCCGTCGTAACGGGTCGCGTCTACAATGGCAAAAATCGTCCGGCGCAAACGGCGCCCACGCATAGCACGATGTGGTCTCTTTCGACACCGGGCGGCGGCGTTCGTAATGAAATCAGTTTCGAGGACACCGCCGGCAGTGAGCGAATTTACACGAATGCCGGCAAGAACATGACGGCGGACGTCGGCAACAATCGCACCGAAAACGTGGGTGCAAACGCATTCATGACCGTCGGGAGCAACGACACGGAGCTCATTGGAGCAAACCAAACCATTCAAATCGGCGGAAACGACACGCTCGACGTCGGCGCCAATCAAACCGAAACCATCGGCGCCAACCAATCTCGCGTCATTGGCGGCAGTCGCACGATGATGATCGGTGGCAACGAAACGCGAAAAAACGGCGCAAATCACGCAAACGTCGTCGGCGCAGCGCTCAATGAGGGCATCGGGGGAAACGTTCTCGAAAACTATGGCGCAGCTCGAAGCACCAGCATCGGAGCAGCCTTTACCGAGGAAGATGGCGCGACGAGAACGCAGAGCGTTGGCGGCCTCGTCTTCCAGCAATACGGCGGCAATCACACGACGACCGTGGGGGGCAATCGCGAAATCAAAACCGGCGGAATGCAGGGTGAATTGGTTGGCGGCAGCGTCACGACGGACATTGCCGCTTCGGAGACGGTCGACATCGGCGCGACGGCCATTCACATTGCAGGCGGTCCCATCACGCACCAGGCCGCCAGCATGGACCTCAATATGCTGGCCAAAGTGCACTTGATCGGCGTCAAGCTCAATATGTTCGTCGCCGACATGGGAGCCTACGGATCATCGTCGGCATACGGCGTCCTCCGAGCAGCGGTGCGAGGTTCGACCATTGAAGCAGCCGGATTCAAAATTGAAAAAACCGGCCTCAAGCTCGACGTTTCCGGCGTAAAACGCACGACCGACGGCGCACGGCTCGCCGCGGTCGGCGTACTCATCCACCCTTCCGGAATGCACGTCAAAACCTGA